The sequence TCGAGTATAAAACTCTTGTATCTCACCAAAGTCAATCAGATCAGGTTCTTTTGTAACTTTCCGATATCGGTTGATGTAAGAATTTTTCATTATACGAAACAGCCATGCGCGTATATTAGTTCCCTTTTCATATTTATCCCAAAATCTATAAGCCTTCAGAAATGTATCCTGTAACAAATCGTCTGCATCATCAGCATTACCTGTTAAATGTCGTGCAAAACTATATAATACATTCATCTGCGGAATTGCTTCCGATTTGAATTCATTCTGCTTTTCATTTTCATTTGGGTTGAGAGATAATAAGGTCATATTTTTTTAAAAGCTGTTTCCTTTTTAATGAGCAT is a genomic window of Bacteroidota bacterium containing:
- a CDS encoding sigma-70 family RNA polymerase sigma factor, which produces MTLLSLNPNENEKQNEFKSEAIPQMNVLYSFARHLTGNADDADDLLQDTFLKAYRFWDKYEKGTNIRAWLFRIMKNSYINRYRKVTKEPDLIDFGEIQEFYTRLQDTATEDYDLAKQMFGGVLDDEVAKALDELHPDFKTVVILCDIEGYTYEEIAEFVDIPVGTVRSRLHRGRKMLQSKLFGYAKKKGFVK